Proteins from a single region of bacterium:
- a CDS encoding sulfite exporter TauE/SafE family protein — MSFDIPLLIAAGFFVGIIAGFIGIGGNVVLIPITLELFRAWKIPEEVRTHLTYGTMLLVTVVTAVSATVRQHFQQLILWKLVPYFVLGSIAATQLFGSILKHVHGNTLQLFFAVMIFALGVRWFFTRNHPDAPQTRLLNPWLMFLCGMLVGVISLFTGLGGGVIMIPLLSSLFHVPTKNLAGTSSAVLIFTAASATASYLWGGVGVEGLPPDAIGYVWPKVALLVAIGTVPGSQIGAVLNKKYAKQWFRVTFAAIQILMALWIFSRIWKEWQ, encoded by the coding sequence ATGAGTTTCGATATCCCGCTGCTGATTGCAGCGGGTTTTTTCGTCGGCATCATTGCCGGTTTTATTGGAATCGGGGGGAATGTTGTCCTAATTCCAATCACATTAGAACTGTTTCGGGCTTGGAAAATTCCCGAGGAAGTGCGAACCCACCTCACCTATGGAACTATGCTGTTGGTCACCGTGGTGACTGCTGTATCCGCTACGGTGCGACAGCATTTTCAACAATTAATCCTCTGGAAACTCGTGCCTTACTTCGTGTTAGGAAGCATCGCAGCGACCCAGCTCTTCGGCTCCATCCTGAAGCATGTTCACGGCAATACCCTGCAGCTCTTTTTCGCTGTGATGATTTTCGCATTGGGGGTGCGGTGGTTTTTTACCCGGAATCACCCAGATGCGCCGCAAACCAGGCTTTTAAACCCGTGGCTTATGTTTCTATGCGGGATGCTGGTAGGAGTTATCTCGTTGTTCACCGGATTGGGGGGCGGGGTAATCATGATACCCTTGTTATCCTCTTTATTTCATGTTCCGACAAAAAACCTTGCAGGTACTAGTAGTGCGGTGTTAATATTTACTGCCGCATCCGCTACGGCCAGTTATCTCTGGGGAGGTGTTGGGGTGGAAGGACTGCCACCTGACGCGATTGGTTATGTTTGGCCGAAAGTCGCATTACTGGTCGCGATTGGTACCGTTCCCGGTTCGCAAATCGGTGCAGTCCTCAATAAAAAATATGCAAAGCAATGGTTCCGGGTAACCTTTGCCGCCATACAAATCCTGATGGCACTCTGGATCTTTTCACGGATCTGGAAGGAGTGGCAATGA